One window of the Sander lucioperca isolate FBNREF2018 chromosome 5, SLUC_FBN_1.2, whole genome shotgun sequence genome contains the following:
- the baz1b gene encoding tyrosine-protein kinase BAZ1B isoform X1 — protein MAPLLGRKPYPLAKPLAEPPGPGEEVYIIEHTKEAFRNKEEYEARVQRYNERIWTCKSTGSNQLTHKEAWEEEQEVTELLQEEYPLWFEKPVLEMVHHNTVSLDKLVEMAWMEILTKYAVDEECDFLVGKDKSLQVKVVKIHPLENPEGEMGEKKLEGACDSPSSDKENASQENQRKEPPPREEENRRESLSDRARRSPRKLPNAMKEEKKKWVMPKFLPHKYDVKLVNEDKVISDVPADSLNRTERPPTKEIIRYFIRHYALRLGMGESAPWVVEDELVKKFNLPSKFSDFLLDPHKFLAENPSAKRKSLSSPEGKPNKRLKSPDTPGDDSGNEKGEKKRKKKKDSLGMPLSPTIWGHMQKIKMNGSPLKMKNSGSPKKGEGKGSAPSTPKSGKKSGDKKEGKKTGKSGDKKLNVLKASKKEDKAGAKTPKMKQMTLLHLAKSTPAGSPKKRARSTSIGTPKLGKPLHPMALHLLRYYKENKGKEDKKNSLSGLISKAAKTLSPDDRGRLPEELKELVQKRWELLEQKKRWAAMSEEEKQEEMKKRREEVKEKLREKAKERREKEMLVRREQSRRYEDQEIEGGKTLPTFKLVDMPEGLPNTLFGDVAMVVDFLHCYAGLLMPDDQYPITAGALMEALAGERSGFLYLNRVLVVLLQTLLQDELAEGYSELDMPLSEIPLTMHSVSELARLCLRPCDAHGEESARGSVDSGALGGFDDVVTSEFLEKLETIEVFELSPEEKVSLLVAMCHRILMTYSVEDHVDAMQQRSAEVWKERLAMLKEVNDRKRAEKQMRKEMEGKGEKKKEGGAKKENKKEVKVEPEPEDMISSVKSRRLMSMQAKKEKEEMDRQNKERMEKEAEEERMRKQRAAVERAFQDGITKARLVMRRTPLGTDRSHNRYWLFSDVVPGLYIEKGWVHESIDYSFTPPPEDKPAEPEVEEEEDGESAAVHDSQGAEKDDGSIDGAICEGAQQGAAPDICIETTVPNQGQNLWFVCESTAELEELVESLHPQGVRESELKAKIQSRYQDILHSVHLTRKSKMALRTCDGYAELLNYLRSDIHEVASRLQKGGLGYLDDNMDIEDQLKDMESLKDFGECIITIQACVIKKFLQGFMAPKQKKKKKQGGEESSKAEEVDEEKRLAEEARVATAVEKWKTAIREAQTFSRMHVLLGMLDACIKWDMSAENARCKVCRRKVLRQSPSVLKLMESRPRSKQGSSGRLRAGQTSSVRQVYIQSRQIHRPTGDDEKLILCDECNKAFHLFCLRPALYRIPDGEWLCPACQPTVARRGSRSRNYNQDTDDEEEDEEESEEEESEEDEEDEEENDYKAMGHSLRPRKKNKQSSSRQKSSKSKPKKQSSSSSQSSKQRTGPNSPADIDELVRQSSLSGVRRQALELERCEEILKKLMKFRYSWPFREPVSTEEAEDYLDIISQPMDFQTMLGKFSQGLYRHGQDFLEDLKLVFSNAEEYNQQGSSVLSCMVKTEQSFIELLQKLLPGLSYLRRRSRKRVSRAPATSEEEEEEEEAEEDEEEPKKKIQNGKSNRKKTRNVQGRREEESESGEEEEEEEEEEEDDDDDGRRRSKRTSTTSGRKDYREQDSDGERDTRRTRQRGGRGDAGAASSDEDRSSKQRHSKRQKRS, from the exons AGAGTACGAGGCACGCGTGCAGAGGTATAATGAGCGCATCTGGACATGCAAGAGCACTGGAAGCAACCAGCTCACACACAAAGAAGCATGGGAGGAGGAACAAGAAGTCACCGAACT GCTTCAGGAGGAGTATCCCCTGTGGTTTGAGAAGCCGGTCCTGGAGATGGTCCACCACAACACGGTGTCTCTAGACAAACTGGTTGAAATGGCCTGGATGGAAATCCTTACCAAGTATGCTGTGGATGAAGAGTGTGACTTCCTG GTGGGGAAGGACAAAAGTTTGCAAGTGAAGGTGGTGAAGATCCATCCCCTAGAAAACCCAGAGGGCGAGATGGGAGAGAAGAAGCTTGAAGGTGCCTGTGATTCTCCATCTAGCGACAAGGAGAATGCAAGTCAGGAGAACCAGAGGAAGGAACCTCCTCCCCGAGAGGAGGAGAACAGGAGGGAGAGTCTCA GTGACAGAGCACGACGTTCACCAAGGAAACTTCCCAATGCCAtgaaggaagaaaagaagaaatggGTGATGCCCAAATTCCTTCCGCATAAGTACGACGTGAAGCTCGTCAACGAGGATAAG GTGATCAGTGATGTCCCAGCAGACAGTCTTAACAGAACGGAGCGCCCTCCAACCAAGGAGATCATACGCTACTTTATCAGGCACTATGCTCTGAGGCTGGGCATGGGAGAGAGTGCTCCCTGGGTGGTTGAAGATGAACTGGTGAAAAAATTTAACTTGCCCAGCAAATTCAGTGACTTTCTTCTTGATCCACACAAG TTTTTAGCAGAGAATCCCTCTGCAAAGCGTAAGAGCTTGTCATCTCCAGAGGGTAAACCTAACAAGAGGCTCAAGTCCCCTGACACCCCAGGAGACGATTCAGGAAATGAGaagggagaaaagaaaaggaaaaagaagaaagactCTTTAGGCATGCCCCTTAGTCCGACCATTTGGGGCCACATGCAG aaaataaaaatgaatggcTCCCCTCTCAAGATGAAGAACTCGGGATCTCCAAAGAAAGGAGAAGGCAAAGGGTCGGCTCCCTCCACTCCAAAATCGGGCAAGAAGTCCGGGGacaagaaagaaggaaagaaaactgGAAAGAGCGGTGATAAGAAGCTCAATGTCCTCAAAGCTTCTAAAAAGGAGGATAAAGCTGGTGCTAAGACACCGAAGATGAAGCAGATGACTCTGCTGCATCTGGCTAAGAGCACCCCTGCTGGGAGCCCTAAGAAGAGAGCCCGTAGTACCAGCATAGGTACGCCTAAACTGGGGAAGCCACTGCACCCTATGGCTCTCCACCTTCTTCGTTACTATAAGGAAAACAAGGGCAAAGAGGACAAAAAGAACTCCCTTTCCGGCCTCATCTCCAAGGCTGCAAAGACCTTGTCCCCAGATGATCGGGGCCGGCTGCCAGAGGAGCTCAAGGAGCTGGTGCAGAAACGCTGGGAGCTACTGGAGCAAAAGAAGCGCTGGGCAGCCATGAGTGAAGAGGAAAAGCAGGAAGAGATGAAGAAAAGGCGCGAGGAAGTCAAGGAGAAACTTCGAGAAAAGGCCAAGGAGAGGCGTGAGAAGGAGATGCTTGTCCGCCGAGAACAATCCCGCCGATACGAGGACCAGGAGATCGAAGGTGGCAAGACTCTGCCGACGTTCAAGCTTGTAGACATGCCCGAGGGGCTGCCCAACACCCTGTTTGGTGATGTGGCTATGGTCGTGGACTTCCTCCACTGCTATGCAGGGCTGCTGATGCCAGATGACCAGTACCCCATCACAGCTGGGGCTCTGATGGAAGCCCTGGCCGGGGAGCGGTCGGGCTTCCTCTACCTGAACCGTGTGCTGGTGGTGCTGCTTCAGACGCTGCTGCAGGACGAGCTGGCAGAAGGCTACAGTGAGCTTGATATGCCCTTATCTGAGATCCCCCTCACCATGCACTCAGTGTCAGAGCTGGCACGGTTGTGCCTGCGACCATGTGACGCCCATGGCGAGGAGAGCGCCCGGGGCTCAGTGGACTCGGGGGCTTTGGGTGGCTTTGATGATGTGGTGACCAGTGAGTTCTTAGAGAAACTTGAGACAATCGAGGTGTTTGAGCTGAGCCCCGAAGAGAAGGTCAGCCTGCTGGTGGCAATGTGCCACCGCATACTCATGACGTACTCGGTTGAAGACCATGTCGATGCAATGCAGCAACGGTCCGCTGAGGTGTGGAAGGAGCGTCTGGCAATGCTGAAAGAGGTCAATGACCGCAAGAGGGCAGAGAAGCAGATGCGAAAGGAGATGGAGGGCAAAG gcgagaaaaagaaagaggggggTGCTAAGAAGGAGAACAAAAAAGAAGTAAAGGTGGAGCCAGAGCCAGAGGACATGATCAGCTCAGTGAAGAGCCGGCGGCTGATGTCCATGCAGGccaagaaggagaaggaggagatggacagacagaacaAAG AGCGCATGGAGAAGGAGGCTGAAGAGGAGCGGATGCGTAAACAGCGGGCTGCTGTAGAAAGAGCCTTTCAGGATGGCATAACCAAAGCCAGACTGGTCATGCGCAGGACCCCACTGGGTACCGACAGAAGTCATAACAG ATACTGGCTTTTCTCTGACGTGGTCCCTGGTCTGTACATTGAGAAAGGCTGGGTGCATGAAAGCATCGACTACAGCTTCACCCCTCCACCGGAGGACAAACCAGCTGAGCCCGAggtagaagaggaagaggatggCGAGTCGGCCGCTGTTCACGATTCACAAG GAGCTGAAAAGGATGATGGCAGCATAGATGGTGCTATTTGTGAGGGAGCCCAGCAGGGGGCAGCACCAGACATCTGTATAGAAACTACTGTTCCCAACCAGGGACAGAACCTCTG GTTTGTATGTGAAAGCACAGCTGAGCTGGAGGAACTAGTGGAAAGTCTTCATCCTCAGGGGGTTAGAGAGAGCGAACTGAAAGCGAAGATACAAAGCAG GTACCAGGACATCCTCCACTCTGTCCATCTGACCCGTAAAAGCAAAATGGCCCTTAGGACCTGTGATGGCTACGCAGAGCTGCTCAATTACCTGCGCAGTGACATCCATGAGGTAGCCTCGAGACTCCAGAAGGGAGGCCTGGGATACCTAGATGACAACATGGACATTGAAGATCAG TTGAAAGACATGGAGAGCTTGAAAGACTTTGGCGAATGCATCATCACCATTCAGGCCTGTGTAATCAAAAAGTTCCTGCAGGGATTCATGGCCCCCaagcagaaaaagaagaaaaagcaaGGAGGGGAGGAAAGCAGCAAGGCTGAAGAGGTGGACGAGGAGAAGAGACTGGCAGAAGAGGCTAGG GTGGCGACAGCGGTAGAGAAGTGGAAGACTGCCATCCGAGAGGCCCAGACCTTTTCCCGCATGCACGTCCTGCTGGGAATGTTGGACGCTTGCATAAAGTGGGACATGTCTGCCGAGAACGCTCGCTGCAAAGTCTGTCGCAGGAAAG TGCTCAGGCAGAGCCCATCTGTGCTGAAGCTGATGGAGTCTAGACCCAGATCCAAACAGGGCAGCAGCGGCAGGCTCAGAGCAGGGCAGACTAGTAGTGTAAGGCAGGTCTACATACAGAGCCGGCAGATCCACAGGCCAACAG GTGACGATGAGAAACTCATCCTCTGTGATGAGTGCAACAAGGCCTTCCACCTGTTCTGTCTGCGACCGGCCCTGTACCGCATTCCTGACGGAGAGTGGCTGTGCCCGGCCTGCCAGCCCACTGTGGCCAGACGCGGCTCCCGTTCAAG GAACTACAACCAAGACACagatgatgaagaagaggacgaggaggagtctgaagaggaggagtctgaggaagatgaagaggatGAGGAAGAGAATGACTACAAAGCCATGGGTCACAGCT TGAGACCAAGGAAGAAAAATAAGCAGTCTTCGTCTCGGCAGAAAAGTTCAAAAAGTAAACCCAAGAAGCAGTCGTCTTCGAGTAGTCAGAGCAGCAAACAGAGGACTGGCCCCAACAGCCCTGCGGACATCGATGAACTG GTGCGACAGAGTTCCCTATCAGGAGTGCGCAGGCAGGCACTGGAGCTGGAGAGGTGCGAGGAAATCCTCAAGAAACTGATGAAATTCCGCTACAGCTGGCCTTTCAG GGAGCCTGTGTCcacagaggaggcagaggaCTACCTGGACATCATCTCCCAGCCCATGGATTTCCAGACGATGCTGGGAAAGTTCAGCCAGGGCTTGTATCGTCACGGCCAGGATTTCCTGGAAGACCTGAAGCTAGTCTTCTCCAACGCAGAGGAGTACAACCAGCAGGGCAGCAGCGTCCTCTCCTGCATGGTCAAGACAGAGCAGTCGTTCATTGAGCTGCTCCAAAAGCTGCTGCCTGGCCTCAGCTACCTCCGCCGGCGGTCACGCAAACGCGTCAGCCGAGCCCCTGCAACatctgaggaagaggaggaggaagaagaagctgaggaggatgaagaggaaccGAAGAAGAAGATTCAGAATGGCAAATCGAACAGGAAGAAAACCAGAAATGTTCAGGGACGAAGGGAAGAGGAGAGCGAGAGtggcgaggaggaggaggaggaggaggaggaggaggaggatgatgatgatgatggcagGAGGAGAAGTAAGCGGACCTCTACCACCTCAGGCAGGAAGGATTACAGGGAGCAGGATAGCGATGGCGAGCGGGACACACGGAGAACTCGTCAGCGGGGGGGCCGGGGCGATGCTGGGGCGGCGAGCAGCGACGAGGACCGGTCCAGCAAGCAGCGACATTCCAAGAGACAGAAACGCTCATGA
- the baz1b gene encoding tyrosine-protein kinase BAZ1B isoform X2: MAPLLGRKPYPLAKPLAEPPGPGEEVYIIEHTKEAFRNKEEYEARVQRYNERIWTCKSTGSNQLTHKEAWEEEQEVTELLQEEYPLWFEKPVLEMVHHNTVSLDKLVEMAWMEILTKYAVDEECDFLVGKDKSLQVKVVKIHPLENPEGEMGEKKLEGACDSPSSDKENASQENQRKEPPPREEENRRESLSDRARRSPRKLPNAMKEEKKKWVMPKFLPHKYDVKLVNEDKVISDVPADSLNRTERPPTKEIIRYFIRHYALRLGMGESAPWVVEDELVKKFNLPSKFSDFLLDPHKFLAENPSAKRKSLSSPEGKPNKRLKSPDTPGDDSGNEKGEKKRKKKKDSLGMPLSPTIWGHMQKIKMNGSPLKMKNSGSPKKGEGKGSAPSTPKSGKKSGDKKEGKKTGKSGDKKLNVLKASKKEDKAGAKTPKMKQMTLLHLAKSTPAGSPKKRARSTSIGTPKLGKPLHPMALHLLRYYKENKGKEDKKNSLSGLISKAAKTLSPDDRGRLPEELKELVQKRWELLEQKKRWAAMSEEEKQEEMKKRREEVKEKLREKAKERREKEMLVRREQSRRYEDQEIEGGKTLPTFKLVDMPEGLPNTLFGDVAMVVDFLHCYAGLLMPDDQYPITAGALMEALAGERSGFLYLNRVLVVLLQTLLQDELAEGYSELDMPLSEIPLTMHSVSELARLCLRPCDAHGEESARGSVDSGALGGFDDVVTSEFLEKLETIEVFELSPEEKVSLLVAMCHRILMTYSVEDHVDAMQQRSAEVWKERLAMLKEVNDRKRAEKQMRKEMEGKGEKKKEGGAKKENKKEVKVEPEPEDMISSVKSRRLMSMQAKKEKEEMDRQNKERMEKEAEEERMRKQRAAVERAFQDGITKARLVMRRTPLGTDRSHNRYWLFSDVVPGLYIEKGWVHESIDYSFTPPPEDKPAEPEVEEEEDGESAAVHDSQGAEKDDGSIDGAICEGAQQGAAPDICIETTVPNQGQNLWFVCESTAELEELVESLHPQGVRESELKAKIQSRYQDILHSVHLTRKSKMALRTCDGYAELLNYLRSDIHEVASRLQKGGLGYLDDNMDIEDQLKDMESLKDFGECIITIQACVIKKFLQGFMAPKQKKKKKQGGEESSKAEEVDEEKRLAEEARVATAVEKWKTAIREAQTFSRMHVLLGMLDACIKWDMSAENARCKVCRRKGDDEKLILCDECNKAFHLFCLRPALYRIPDGEWLCPACQPTVARRGSRSRNYNQDTDDEEEDEEESEEEESEEDEEDEEENDYKAMGHSLRPRKKNKQSSSRQKSSKSKPKKQSSSSSQSSKQRTGPNSPADIDELVRQSSLSGVRRQALELERCEEILKKLMKFRYSWPFREPVSTEEAEDYLDIISQPMDFQTMLGKFSQGLYRHGQDFLEDLKLVFSNAEEYNQQGSSVLSCMVKTEQSFIELLQKLLPGLSYLRRRSRKRVSRAPATSEEEEEEEEAEEDEEEPKKKIQNGKSNRKKTRNVQGRREEESESGEEEEEEEEEEEDDDDDGRRRSKRTSTTSGRKDYREQDSDGERDTRRTRQRGGRGDAGAASSDEDRSSKQRHSKRQKRS, translated from the exons AGAGTACGAGGCACGCGTGCAGAGGTATAATGAGCGCATCTGGACATGCAAGAGCACTGGAAGCAACCAGCTCACACACAAAGAAGCATGGGAGGAGGAACAAGAAGTCACCGAACT GCTTCAGGAGGAGTATCCCCTGTGGTTTGAGAAGCCGGTCCTGGAGATGGTCCACCACAACACGGTGTCTCTAGACAAACTGGTTGAAATGGCCTGGATGGAAATCCTTACCAAGTATGCTGTGGATGAAGAGTGTGACTTCCTG GTGGGGAAGGACAAAAGTTTGCAAGTGAAGGTGGTGAAGATCCATCCCCTAGAAAACCCAGAGGGCGAGATGGGAGAGAAGAAGCTTGAAGGTGCCTGTGATTCTCCATCTAGCGACAAGGAGAATGCAAGTCAGGAGAACCAGAGGAAGGAACCTCCTCCCCGAGAGGAGGAGAACAGGAGGGAGAGTCTCA GTGACAGAGCACGACGTTCACCAAGGAAACTTCCCAATGCCAtgaaggaagaaaagaagaaatggGTGATGCCCAAATTCCTTCCGCATAAGTACGACGTGAAGCTCGTCAACGAGGATAAG GTGATCAGTGATGTCCCAGCAGACAGTCTTAACAGAACGGAGCGCCCTCCAACCAAGGAGATCATACGCTACTTTATCAGGCACTATGCTCTGAGGCTGGGCATGGGAGAGAGTGCTCCCTGGGTGGTTGAAGATGAACTGGTGAAAAAATTTAACTTGCCCAGCAAATTCAGTGACTTTCTTCTTGATCCACACAAG TTTTTAGCAGAGAATCCCTCTGCAAAGCGTAAGAGCTTGTCATCTCCAGAGGGTAAACCTAACAAGAGGCTCAAGTCCCCTGACACCCCAGGAGACGATTCAGGAAATGAGaagggagaaaagaaaaggaaaaagaagaaagactCTTTAGGCATGCCCCTTAGTCCGACCATTTGGGGCCACATGCAG aaaataaaaatgaatggcTCCCCTCTCAAGATGAAGAACTCGGGATCTCCAAAGAAAGGAGAAGGCAAAGGGTCGGCTCCCTCCACTCCAAAATCGGGCAAGAAGTCCGGGGacaagaaagaaggaaagaaaactgGAAAGAGCGGTGATAAGAAGCTCAATGTCCTCAAAGCTTCTAAAAAGGAGGATAAAGCTGGTGCTAAGACACCGAAGATGAAGCAGATGACTCTGCTGCATCTGGCTAAGAGCACCCCTGCTGGGAGCCCTAAGAAGAGAGCCCGTAGTACCAGCATAGGTACGCCTAAACTGGGGAAGCCACTGCACCCTATGGCTCTCCACCTTCTTCGTTACTATAAGGAAAACAAGGGCAAAGAGGACAAAAAGAACTCCCTTTCCGGCCTCATCTCCAAGGCTGCAAAGACCTTGTCCCCAGATGATCGGGGCCGGCTGCCAGAGGAGCTCAAGGAGCTGGTGCAGAAACGCTGGGAGCTACTGGAGCAAAAGAAGCGCTGGGCAGCCATGAGTGAAGAGGAAAAGCAGGAAGAGATGAAGAAAAGGCGCGAGGAAGTCAAGGAGAAACTTCGAGAAAAGGCCAAGGAGAGGCGTGAGAAGGAGATGCTTGTCCGCCGAGAACAATCCCGCCGATACGAGGACCAGGAGATCGAAGGTGGCAAGACTCTGCCGACGTTCAAGCTTGTAGACATGCCCGAGGGGCTGCCCAACACCCTGTTTGGTGATGTGGCTATGGTCGTGGACTTCCTCCACTGCTATGCAGGGCTGCTGATGCCAGATGACCAGTACCCCATCACAGCTGGGGCTCTGATGGAAGCCCTGGCCGGGGAGCGGTCGGGCTTCCTCTACCTGAACCGTGTGCTGGTGGTGCTGCTTCAGACGCTGCTGCAGGACGAGCTGGCAGAAGGCTACAGTGAGCTTGATATGCCCTTATCTGAGATCCCCCTCACCATGCACTCAGTGTCAGAGCTGGCACGGTTGTGCCTGCGACCATGTGACGCCCATGGCGAGGAGAGCGCCCGGGGCTCAGTGGACTCGGGGGCTTTGGGTGGCTTTGATGATGTGGTGACCAGTGAGTTCTTAGAGAAACTTGAGACAATCGAGGTGTTTGAGCTGAGCCCCGAAGAGAAGGTCAGCCTGCTGGTGGCAATGTGCCACCGCATACTCATGACGTACTCGGTTGAAGACCATGTCGATGCAATGCAGCAACGGTCCGCTGAGGTGTGGAAGGAGCGTCTGGCAATGCTGAAAGAGGTCAATGACCGCAAGAGGGCAGAGAAGCAGATGCGAAAGGAGATGGAGGGCAAAG gcgagaaaaagaaagaggggggTGCTAAGAAGGAGAACAAAAAAGAAGTAAAGGTGGAGCCAGAGCCAGAGGACATGATCAGCTCAGTGAAGAGCCGGCGGCTGATGTCCATGCAGGccaagaaggagaaggaggagatggacagacagaacaAAG AGCGCATGGAGAAGGAGGCTGAAGAGGAGCGGATGCGTAAACAGCGGGCTGCTGTAGAAAGAGCCTTTCAGGATGGCATAACCAAAGCCAGACTGGTCATGCGCAGGACCCCACTGGGTACCGACAGAAGTCATAACAG ATACTGGCTTTTCTCTGACGTGGTCCCTGGTCTGTACATTGAGAAAGGCTGGGTGCATGAAAGCATCGACTACAGCTTCACCCCTCCACCGGAGGACAAACCAGCTGAGCCCGAggtagaagaggaagaggatggCGAGTCGGCCGCTGTTCACGATTCACAAG GAGCTGAAAAGGATGATGGCAGCATAGATGGTGCTATTTGTGAGGGAGCCCAGCAGGGGGCAGCACCAGACATCTGTATAGAAACTACTGTTCCCAACCAGGGACAGAACCTCTG GTTTGTATGTGAAAGCACAGCTGAGCTGGAGGAACTAGTGGAAAGTCTTCATCCTCAGGGGGTTAGAGAGAGCGAACTGAAAGCGAAGATACAAAGCAG GTACCAGGACATCCTCCACTCTGTCCATCTGACCCGTAAAAGCAAAATGGCCCTTAGGACCTGTGATGGCTACGCAGAGCTGCTCAATTACCTGCGCAGTGACATCCATGAGGTAGCCTCGAGACTCCAGAAGGGAGGCCTGGGATACCTAGATGACAACATGGACATTGAAGATCAG TTGAAAGACATGGAGAGCTTGAAAGACTTTGGCGAATGCATCATCACCATTCAGGCCTGTGTAATCAAAAAGTTCCTGCAGGGATTCATGGCCCCCaagcagaaaaagaagaaaaagcaaGGAGGGGAGGAAAGCAGCAAGGCTGAAGAGGTGGACGAGGAGAAGAGACTGGCAGAAGAGGCTAGG GTGGCGACAGCGGTAGAGAAGTGGAAGACTGCCATCCGAGAGGCCCAGACCTTTTCCCGCATGCACGTCCTGCTGGGAATGTTGGACGCTTGCATAAAGTGGGACATGTCTGCCGAGAACGCTCGCTGCAAAGTCTGTCGCAGGAAAG GTGACGATGAGAAACTCATCCTCTGTGATGAGTGCAACAAGGCCTTCCACCTGTTCTGTCTGCGACCGGCCCTGTACCGCATTCCTGACGGAGAGTGGCTGTGCCCGGCCTGCCAGCCCACTGTGGCCAGACGCGGCTCCCGTTCAAG GAACTACAACCAAGACACagatgatgaagaagaggacgaggaggagtctgaagaggaggagtctgaggaagatgaagaggatGAGGAAGAGAATGACTACAAAGCCATGGGTCACAGCT TGAGACCAAGGAAGAAAAATAAGCAGTCTTCGTCTCGGCAGAAAAGTTCAAAAAGTAAACCCAAGAAGCAGTCGTCTTCGAGTAGTCAGAGCAGCAAACAGAGGACTGGCCCCAACAGCCCTGCGGACATCGATGAACTG GTGCGACAGAGTTCCCTATCAGGAGTGCGCAGGCAGGCACTGGAGCTGGAGAGGTGCGAGGAAATCCTCAAGAAACTGATGAAATTCCGCTACAGCTGGCCTTTCAG GGAGCCTGTGTCcacagaggaggcagaggaCTACCTGGACATCATCTCCCAGCCCATGGATTTCCAGACGATGCTGGGAAAGTTCAGCCAGGGCTTGTATCGTCACGGCCAGGATTTCCTGGAAGACCTGAAGCTAGTCTTCTCCAACGCAGAGGAGTACAACCAGCAGGGCAGCAGCGTCCTCTCCTGCATGGTCAAGACAGAGCAGTCGTTCATTGAGCTGCTCCAAAAGCTGCTGCCTGGCCTCAGCTACCTCCGCCGGCGGTCACGCAAACGCGTCAGCCGAGCCCCTGCAACatctgaggaagaggaggaggaagaagaagctgaggaggatgaagaggaaccGAAGAAGAAGATTCAGAATGGCAAATCGAACAGGAAGAAAACCAGAAATGTTCAGGGACGAAGGGAAGAGGAGAGCGAGAGtggcgaggaggaggaggaggaggaggaggaggaggaggatgatgatgatgatggcagGAGGAGAAGTAAGCGGACCTCTACCACCTCAGGCAGGAAGGATTACAGGGAGCAGGATAGCGATGGCGAGCGGGACACACGGAGAACTCGTCAGCGGGGGGGCCGGGGCGATGCTGGGGCGGCGAGCAGCGACGAGGACCGGTCCAGCAAGCAGCGACATTCCAAGAGACAGAAACGCTCATGA